One stretch of Paramormyrops kingsleyae isolate MSU_618 chromosome 4, PKINGS_0.4, whole genome shotgun sequence DNA includes these proteins:
- the LOC140588926 gene encoding tripartite motif-containing protein 16-like, with protein MAEASSALDPNQFSCPICLDLLKDPVTVPCGHSYCMSCIKSCWDQEDHAGVYSCPQCRQTFTPRPVLGRNTMLDEVVETLKKTGLQAATSADHYAGPGDVECDFCTRRKHKAVKSCLVCLASYCETHLQPHYESPAFKKHKLADATGHLQDKVCSHHDKPLEVYCRTDQQCICYPCMMDEHRGHDTVSAAAGREEIQKQMGETQREFQQRIQMREKELQELREAVASITSSAQSAVEDSERIFTEMIRSIERRRSEVTKLIRDQEKAVVSQTEADMERLKQEIEELKRRHSELEQLSHTEDHIHFLQRCQTLPVTPEAGFGPRIAVSPRCSFENMRKVVSELKDQLENVCEKKMAEIHHTVTKDTILPVLVPRTRAEFLQYSCHLTLDPNTAHRYLSLSEGNRKVTCGAEQPHPDHPERFDGWYQVLCRESLTGRCYWEAEWSGDGGWIGVTYKGIRRKGDSDDCGLGYNDKSWMLFCSPDSYSVWHNNKETDIPIEPSDSCRVGVYLDWAAGTLSFYRVSSDGLTLLYSFTSSFTEPLCPGFGVPINSSVSLCMLG; from the exons atggcagaagccagttcCGCACTGGATCCGAACCAGTTCAGTTGCCCAATTTGtctggatctactgaaggatccagtgactgttccctgtggacacagttactgtatgagctgcattaagagctgctgggatcaggaggatcatgctggagtttacagctgcccccagtgcagacagaccttcacacccagacctgttctgggcagaaacaccatGTTGGATGAAGTGGTGGAGACACTGAagaagactggactacaagcagctacctctgctgaccattatgctggacctggagatgtggagtgtgatttctgtactaggagaaaacacaaagctgtcaagtcctgcctggtgtgtctggcctcttactgtgaaactcacctccagcctcactatgagtctccggcttttaagaagcacaagctggctgatgccactggacatctgcaggacaaggtctgttcccaccatgacaaacccctggaggtctactgccgtaccgaccagcagtgtatctgttatCCCTGTATGATGgatgaacacagaggccatgatacagtctcagctgctgcaggaaggGAGGAGATACAG AAACAAATGGGTGAAACTCAGagggaatttcagcagagaattcagatgagagagaaggagctgcaggagctgagagaggctgtggcctcaatcaca agctcagcacagtcagcagtggaggacagcgagaggatcttcactgagatgatccgctccattgagagaagacgctctgaggtgacaaagttgatcagagatcaggagaaggctgTAGTGAGCCAGACTGAAGCAGacatggagagactgaagcaggagattgaagaactgaagaggagacactctgagctggagcagctttcacacacagaggatcacatccatttcctccag aggTGCCAGACTCTTCCTGTCACTcctgaagctggatttggacccagaatcGCTGTCAGTCCACGCTGCTCTTTTGAGAACATGAGGAAGGTGGTTTCTGAACTGAaggatcaactggagaatgtttgcgaaaagaaaatggcagagaTCCATCATACAG ttaccaaagacaccatcctaccggtattagtgcccaggaccagagcagaattcttacaat actcctgccacctgacgctggaccccaacacagcacacagatacctgtctctgtcagaggggaacaggaaggtgacatgtggggcagagcagccacatcctgatcatccagagagatttgacggCTGGtaccaagttctgtgcagagagagtctgactggtcgctgttactgggaggctgagtggagtggagatggaggctggataggagtgacttataaaggaatcaggaggaaaggagacagtgatgactgtgggcttggatacaatgacaagtcatggatgctgttctgctctcctgacagttactctgtctggcacaataataaaGAGACTGACATACCCATAGAGCCCTCAGACTCctgcagagtaggagtgtatctggactgggcggcaggtactctgtccttctacagagtctcctctgatggactgaccctcctgtacagcttcacctcctcattcactgaacccctctgtccagggtttGGGGTTCCTATAAACtcctccgtgtccctgtgcatgctgggatag
- the LOC140588907 gene encoding E3 SUMO-protein ligase ZBED1-like, whose translation MEKQEQDGLLDGEFKYKKNTDGTINKHVVICTHCSKEFQFHRSYSSLKYHLNAKHAFVGAAASPGLRQTTLSERRPLSKSSLDKLTDNIAKWIAKDCRPLSIVEDKGFADVLKVASQDASYKPPARSTITIRIHELYETEKKKKEEALVHTECVALTGDHWTTVSNDNYLGVTAHLITETWGLTSFALTIMKTEERHFAEACAEQFQTVARNWSIEEKVTTVGTDSARYMIAAARIMPFNHMPCTAHILQRCITVSLTDSGFVTALAKCRKIVGHFKHSPANTAELNAEQVSLGRKQEPLAQDVPTRWNSTLEMVKRLIRNQTAVTATLDKQKHKLVLLTPPEWDKLQRLETLLEPCRYVTELLGGEAYVSCSVVLPAFCHLRRVMEVTDEDPAYVVRFKEKFKEDLASRQAHTNYAWLQIATALDPRFKDLRSVPKTDREAVWTTLAGMLHEDSPRGSHTAEEGPAKKRLSLLQMDSDSESEEEVQQDRAIQRYRAEPCTALEDCPLQWWAAHAGAHSQLARLARRYLATPASTVPCERLFSVAGHIVNKKRSALHSENVDKLVCLSNWLKDE comes from the exons ATGGAGAAGCAGGAACAGGATGGCCTTCTGGATGGGGAATTTAAATACAAGAAGAACACAGACGGGACAATAAACAAACACGTTGTAATTTGCACTCACTGCAGTAAAGAGTTTCAATTTCACCGTTCATATTCGAGCTTAAAATACCACCTTAATGCCAAACACGCGTTTGTCGGGGCAGCAGCTTCACCCGGCTTGCGTCAGACCACTCTGAGTGAACGCAGGCCACTCAGTAAGTCTTCTTTGGACAAACTGACCGACAATATAGCTAAATGGATAGCAAAGGACTGTAGACCGCTAAGCATTGTGGAGGACAAGGGTTTCGCGGATGTTTTAAAGGTTGCATCTCAGGACGCGTCCTACAAGCCCCCAGCGAGAAGCACAATAACTATTCGAATCCACGAACTGTATGAAacggagaaaaagaaaaaagaagaggcTTTAGTTCACACGGAATGCGTGGCTCTGACAGGAGACCACTGGACAACAGTGAGTAATGACAATTACCTTGGAGTTACTGCGCATTTAATCACTGAAACCTGGGGTCTGACATCCTTTGCGCTGACTATAATGAAAACGGAAGAGCGTCACTTTGCGGAGGCTTGTGCAGAGCAGTTCCAGACTGTTGCTCGCAATTGGAGCATTGAGGAGAAGGTGACAACAGTAGGCACGGACAGTGCGCGCTATATGATCGCCGCGGCTCGCATCATGCCATTCAATCACATGCCGTGTACCGCGCACATTCTACAGAGATGCATCACAGTGAGCCTCACAGACAGTGGCTTTGTCACTGCACTGGCTAAATGCCGCAAAATTGTTGGCCATTTCAAGCACAGTCCAGCAAACACAGCAGAGCTGAACGCAGAGCAGGTGTCACTGGGGCGCAAGCAGGAGCCGCTGGCCCAGGACGTGCCTACGCGCTGGAACTCCACGCTGGAGATGGTGAAGCGCTTGATCCGCAACCAAACTGCAGTAACCGCGACTCTGGATAAACAGAAGCATAAACTTGTCCTCCTGACGCCTCCAGAGTGGGACAAACTCCAGAGACTGGAGACACTTCTAGAGCCCTGCAG ATATGTGACTGAACTGCTGGGAGGAGAGGCCTACGTCTCCTGCTCTGTAGTTCTACCTGCCTTCTGCCACCTGCGGCGTGTCATGGAAGTAACTGATGAGGACCCTGCATATGTGGTGAGGTTTAAAGAGAAGTTTAAGGAAGACCTCGCTTCCCGCCAGGCACATACCAACTATGCATGGCTCCAGATTGCAACTGCACTGGACCCACGTTTTAAAGACCTGCGCAGTGTGCCCAAGACTGACAGAGAAGCAGTGTGGACCACACTGGCAGGCATGCTACATGAAGACTCTCCTAGAGGATCACACACTGCAGAAGAAGGTCCAGCCAAGAAGAGGCTGAGCCTGCTGCAGATGGACTCTGACTCTGAGTCAGAGGAGGAGGTACAGCAGGACAGAGCCATACAGCGCTACAGAGCAGAGCCCTGCACTGCCTTAGAGGACTGTCCCTTACAGTGGTGGGCAGCTCATGCAGGAGCCCACAGCCAGCTGGCCCGCCTTGCTCGCAGATACCTGGCCACTCCTGCCTCCACAGTGCCCTGTGAGAGGCTGTTCTCTGTAGCAGGGCACATTGTGAACAAGAAGAGGTCTGCTCTGCACTCAGAGAACGTGGACAAGTTGGTTTGTCTCAGCAACTGGCTGAAGGATGAGTAG